A single region of the Rhodococcus sp. W8901 genome encodes:
- a CDS encoding lysophospholipid acyltransferase family protein yields the protein MTRPDVTLENYEDVYRFYLDHQQNRLVANAAYAALSARFRPRTRYADGARRQLQELLGSGTRLIVAANHVTDRDQYTLAATAWQSPLRRAIGRTRVLAKDELFVDPKLRRKIDMMGSIPVFRGKDHGMRAVADAGRRMMEISAQRLHRGDVLAIFPEGTCNDVDPSRVQKINSGIGHIAVKARKLGSAPALLSLGIRYRPGGVADVYISSPVLDLPTTPMDITRVVAADMQAAVDGAFDTVDGQRTPSR from the coding sequence ATGACCCGGCCCGACGTGACGCTCGAGAACTACGAGGACGTCTACCGCTTCTATCTGGATCATCAGCAGAATCGGCTCGTCGCGAATGCCGCCTACGCTGCGCTCAGCGCACGCTTCCGGCCGCGGACCCGCTACGCGGACGGTGCCCGTCGGCAGTTGCAGGAGTTGCTCGGCAGCGGCACGCGACTGATCGTCGCAGCCAATCACGTGACGGACCGGGACCAGTACACGCTCGCCGCGACCGCGTGGCAGTCGCCGCTGCGCCGCGCGATCGGGCGGACCCGCGTGCTCGCGAAGGACGAACTGTTCGTGGATCCGAAGCTGCGCCGGAAGATCGACATGATGGGGTCGATTCCGGTGTTCCGTGGCAAGGACCACGGGATGCGGGCGGTCGCGGATGCGGGCCGCCGGATGATGGAGATCTCGGCACAGCGACTGCACCGCGGCGACGTGCTCGCGATCTTCCCCGAGGGGACCTGCAACGACGTCGACCCCAGCCGCGTCCAGAAGATCAACAGCGGCATCGGGCACATCGCGGTGAAGGCGCGCAAGCTCGGCTCCGCTCCGGCGCTGCTGAGCCTCGGCATCCGCTACCGTCCCGGCGGCGTGGCCGATGTCTACATCTCGTCCCCGGTTCTCGACCTCCCGACGACACCCATGGACATCACCCGGGTGGTGGCCGCCGACATGCAGGCCGCG
- a CDS encoding SDR family NAD(P)-dependent oxidoreductase, producing the protein MSSQPAPTRPAFSPGALLPGKRAIVTGGSHGIGGAIARSFAAHGAHVLVVDIDADAARALEFDTAAGGAIDVLEYDVLDATVPGEIVEFAPDVLVNNAGHFLRPPRPFAETEPAFWSEIGGINLDHVLRLTHAVLPGMAERGRGGSIISLTTVEAHRAIPGHSVYAAYKAAVTQFSRSLAVEVGRSGVRVNVIAPDLIESVQVPYTEWLSEEEWAKWPTWAPLGGPGQPDDVAGAALFLASDLGRYTTGTTVHVDGGTFAAGGWFPKPEGGWTNRPRNP; encoded by the coding sequence GTGTCGTCACAGCCTGCACCCACCCGCCCGGCGTTCAGCCCCGGAGCACTGCTCCCGGGTAAGCGCGCGATCGTCACGGGCGGCTCCCACGGGATCGGCGGCGCGATCGCGCGGTCCTTCGCGGCCCACGGCGCGCACGTCCTGGTGGTCGACATCGACGCCGATGCCGCTCGCGCGCTGGAGTTCGACACCGCGGCGGGCGGTGCGATCGACGTCCTCGAGTACGACGTCCTGGACGCCACGGTCCCCGGCGAGATCGTCGAGTTCGCGCCCGACGTCCTGGTGAACAATGCCGGCCACTTCCTGCGTCCGCCGCGTCCCTTCGCGGAGACCGAGCCGGCGTTCTGGTCGGAGATCGGCGGGATCAACCTCGACCACGTCCTGCGGCTCACCCATGCGGTGCTGCCGGGCATGGCCGAGCGCGGCCGGGGCGGCTCGATCATCAGCCTCACGACCGTCGAGGCGCATCGGGCCATCCCCGGGCATTCCGTGTACGCGGCGTACAAGGCAGCCGTCACGCAGTTCAGCCGCAGCCTGGCCGTCGAGGTCGGACGGTCCGGTGTCCGGGTCAACGTGATCGCACCCGACCTGATCGAGTCCGTGCAGGTCCCGTACACCGAGTGGCTGTCGGAGGAGGAGTGGGCGAAGTGGCCGACATGGGCGCCGCTGGGCGGCCCCGGTCAGCCGGACGACGTCGCCGGCGCCGCGTTGTTCCTGGCGTCCGATCTGGGCCGCTACACGACGGGCACCACCGTGCACGTCGACGGCGGCACGTTCGCGGCCGGCGGCTGGTTCCCGAAGCCCGAGGGCGGCTGGACCAACCGTCCGCGCAACCCGTGA
- a CDS encoding GNAT family N-acetyltransferase, with protein sequence MIRLAEPADLPHLPEIDVAAGSAFRDVGMDAIADDDPPPLALFETHFAEGRLWVWAEHAQRPVAFCLVDVVDGNAHIEQISVHPSHARRAIGAALIDHLDEWARDRGLPELTLTTFVDVPWNGPYYRRLGFTAIADDDLGPGLRAVLDAESERGLDRWPRIAMTRHVPIDPGPTTPSSARSS encoded by the coding sequence ATGATCCGCCTCGCCGAGCCCGCCGACCTGCCGCATCTCCCGGAGATCGACGTCGCGGCGGGCTCGGCGTTCCGCGACGTGGGGATGGACGCGATCGCCGACGACGATCCGCCCCCGCTCGCACTGTTCGAGACGCACTTCGCCGAGGGCCGCCTCTGGGTGTGGGCGGAGCACGCGCAGCGGCCGGTGGCGTTCTGCCTCGTCGACGTCGTCGACGGCAACGCGCACATCGAGCAGATCTCGGTGCACCCGAGCCACGCCCGGCGCGCCATCGGCGCGGCCCTGATCGATCACCTCGACGAGTGGGCGCGCGACCGCGGGCTTCCCGAGCTGACGCTCACCACGTTCGTCGACGTGCCGTGGAACGGCCCGTACTACCGGCGCCTCGGATTCACGGCGATCGCGGACGACGACCTGGGACCGGGCCTGCGTGCCGTCCTCGACGCGGAGTCCGAACGCGGCCTGGACCGTTGGCCCCGGATCGCCATGACCCGGCACGTGCCGATCGACCCGGGACCTACGACGCCGTCCAGCGCCCGGTCTTCGTGA
- a CDS encoding PLP-dependent cysteine synthase family protein, with product MTTVLDRRGSRAWVDNAVRLIEADAQRSADTHLLRYPLPPSWNVQLYLKDESTHITGSLKHRLARSLFLYSICNGWVTENTTVIEASSGSTAVSEAYFANLLGLDFVAVMPASTSPAKIALIEAQGGRCHFVTDPSRIYDESHRLAAETGGHYMDQFTHAERATDWRGNNNIAESIFTQLQQEDHPIPEWIVVGAGTGGTGATIGRFLRYRKLDTGLCVVDPEHSVFFDAWRAGDPTVTGERGSRIEGIGRPRVEPSFIGQVVDRMVKVPDAGSIAAMRHASDTLGRKVGGSTGTNLCGAFGLVGEMLAAGRSGSVVTLLCDGGERYSGTYFDDAWVASEGIDLTGPAAVLDEFTKTGRWTAS from the coding sequence GTGACGACCGTCCTCGACCGTCGCGGTTCCCGCGCCTGGGTCGACAATGCGGTCCGCCTCATCGAGGCCGACGCCCAGCGCAGTGCCGACACCCACCTGCTGCGTTATCCGCTGCCGCCGTCGTGGAACGTGCAGCTGTATCTCAAGGACGAGTCCACGCACATCACCGGCAGCCTCAAGCATCGGCTGGCGCGCTCACTGTTCCTGTACTCGATCTGCAACGGCTGGGTCACCGAGAACACCACGGTGATCGAGGCGTCGTCCGGCTCGACGGCCGTCAGCGAGGCGTACTTCGCGAACCTGCTGGGCCTCGACTTCGTCGCCGTGATGCCCGCGAGCACCAGCCCCGCCAAGATCGCACTGATCGAGGCGCAGGGCGGCCGCTGCCATTTCGTCACCGATCCGTCGCGCATCTACGACGAGTCGCACCGTCTGGCCGCCGAGACCGGCGGGCACTACATGGACCAGTTCACGCACGCCGAGCGTGCGACCGACTGGCGGGGCAACAACAACATCGCCGAGTCGATCTTCACGCAGCTGCAGCAGGAGGATCATCCGATCCCCGAGTGGATCGTGGTGGGCGCCGGCACCGGCGGCACGGGCGCGACCATCGGCCGGTTCCTGCGGTACCGCAAGCTCGACACCGGCCTGTGTGTCGTCGACCCGGAACACTCGGTGTTCTTCGACGCGTGGCGGGCGGGCGATCCGACTGTCACGGGGGAGCGGGGCTCCCGGATCGAGGGCATCGGGCGGCCGCGGGTGGAACCGTCGTTCATCGGTCAGGTCGTCGACCGCATGGTCAAGGTGCCCGACGCCGGCTCCATCGCGGCGATGCGGCACGCGAGCGACACGCTGGGCCGCAAGGTGGGCGGTTCCACCGGAACCAACCTGTGTGGTGCGTTCGGCCTCGTGGGCGAGATGCTCGCGGCCGGCCGCAGCGGCAGCGTCGTGACGCTGCTGTGCGACGGCGGCGAACGCTACTCCGGCACGTACTTCGACGACGCCTGGGTCGCATCCGAGGGGATCGACCTCACCGGTCCCGCGGCGGTGCTCGACGAGTTCACGAAGACCGGGCGCTGGACGGCGTCGTAG
- a CDS encoding DUF4229 domain-containing protein: MSDAAQNRPEKASEQGADAAPTVTTGHLVRDVVLYSVARLGLVVILLAVILLGGKLIGVEVPWIVAALFAVLIALPLSLVLFSKLRKRVNEDIASVDARRRADKADLHAKLRGEDRKQ, translated from the coding sequence GTGAGTGATGCAGCGCAGAATCGTCCCGAGAAGGCCAGTGAACAGGGCGCCGACGCCGCCCCCACCGTGACGACGGGTCACCTTGTCCGCGACGTCGTCCTCTACTCGGTGGCCCGGCTCGGCCTGGTCGTGATCCTCCTGGCGGTCATCCTCCTCGGCGGGAAGCTGATCGGCGTCGAGGTTCCGTGGATCGTGGCCGCGCTGTTCGCCGTCCTGATCGCGCTGCCGTTGTCGCTGGTGTTGTTCTCGAAGCTGCGCAAGCGGGTCAACGAGGACATCGCCTCGGTCGACGCGCGCCGCCGGGCCGACAAGGCCGACCTGCATGCGAAGCTGCGGGGCGAGGACCGCAAGCAGTGA
- a CDS encoding BldC family transcriptional regulator produces MSAPTYNGAKEALLTPGQVAALFHVDPKTVTRWAHAGRLGSLRTPGGHRRFREAEVLALLTSLTTEAHHS; encoded by the coding sequence ATGAGCGCACCCACCTACAACGGCGCCAAGGAAGCCCTGCTGACCCCGGGCCAGGTCGCCGCACTGTTCCACGTCGACCCCAAGACCGTCACGCGTTGGGCGCACGCCGGCCGGCTCGGATCTCTGCGCACCCCCGGCGGACACCGGAGGTTCCGAGAGGCCGAGGTGCTGGCGCTCCTGACGTCGCTGACGACCGAGGCCCATCACTCGTAG
- the ccsB gene encoding c-type cytochrome biogenesis protein CcsB encodes MTINETLARYSDWSFESAFAIYVLATVLLIARYASMRARVVQERELVAAGGGTVAAGEQVPGRVVEQSGKTWSEKLGGMGYALLVVGVVLHLASIVLRGFATERFPLGNMYEFVSMACAAAVIAGIVALRKTADLWVFLLVPVLILMFLAATVLYADAAPVVPALRSFWLPIHVTIISVGSGIFMVSGIASILFLYRMKFPGGEEGNGVFGKIAQRLPDAETLDRLAYKTTIVAFPLFGAGIILGAIWAEAAWGRFWGWDPKETVSFIAWVIYAAYLHARATSGWRDTKAAWINVAGFVAMLFNLFIINMVVSGLHSYAGLT; translated from the coding sequence ATGACGATCAACGAGACACTCGCTCGCTACAGCGACTGGTCGTTCGAGTCGGCGTTTGCGATCTACGTCCTGGCGACGGTGCTGCTGATCGCGCGCTACGCCTCGATGCGGGCCCGCGTGGTCCAGGAACGCGAACTCGTGGCGGCCGGCGGCGGCACCGTCGCGGCGGGCGAGCAGGTGCCCGGACGCGTCGTCGAACAGTCCGGCAAGACCTGGTCGGAGAAGCTCGGGGGCATGGGTTACGCCCTGCTGGTCGTCGGCGTCGTGCTGCACCTCGCGTCGATCGTGCTGCGCGGGTTCGCCACCGAGCGGTTCCCGCTCGGCAACATGTACGAATTCGTCTCGATGGCGTGTGCCGCCGCGGTCATCGCGGGCATCGTGGCTTTGCGCAAGACCGCGGACCTGTGGGTGTTCCTGCTGGTGCCCGTGCTGATCCTGATGTTCCTCGCGGCGACCGTGCTCTACGCCGACGCGGCCCCGGTCGTTCCCGCGCTGCGCTCGTTCTGGCTGCCGATCCACGTGACGATCATCAGCGTCGGCAGCGGCATCTTCATGGTCTCCGGCATCGCCAGCATCCTGTTCCTGTACCGCATGAAGTTCCCCGGCGGTGAGGAAGGGAACGGCGTATTCGGCAAGATCGCGCAGCGCCTGCCCGACGCCGAGACCCTCGACCGTCTCGCGTACAAGACCACGATCGTCGCCTTCCCGCTGTTCGGCGCCGGCATCATTCTGGGTGCGATCTGGGCCGAGGCGGCATGGGGCCGGTTCTGGGGCTGGGACCCCAAGGAGACGGTCTCGTTCATCGCCTGGGTCATCTACGCGGCGTACCTGCACGCGCGTGCGACGTCGGGCTGGCGGGACACCAAGGCAGCCTGGATCAACGTCGCCGGTTTCGTGGCGATGCTGTTCAACCTCTTCATCATCAACATGGTGGTGTCGGGCCTGCACTCGTACGCCGGCCTGACCTGA
- the resB gene encoding cytochrome c biogenesis protein ResB — protein sequence MTVRDTVNAGGTPADAPTPRPPRQSVPGRIVALGRNTWRGLTSMRTALVLLFLLALAAIPGALLPQRSLNEGKVDEYIASRPTLGPIMDKLELFDVFGSFWFTAIYALLFISLVGCIVPRCVEYAKALRAQPVAAPRNLARLPHHHIEAVDEDPEAVAERVRKQLRGWRVIQRVGGPRANHPDEITLSAEKGFLREAGNLVFHLSLVALLISIAVGKLYYYEGNRILVATGDESFCTISPAAFDSFRVGAQVDGTGLTPLCLKVKDFTADYLENGQAEMFTSNISYQAGDDLTSNTWQDGQLKVNHPLRIAGDRVYLQGHGYAPTFTVTFPNGETRTETLQWRPDDATTFLSSGAMRFDPPGGMYPNEDDRRKNQIAIEGLFAPTALFHGNLLSSSYPAMNDPAVAIDIYKGDTGLDTGLPQSLFSLNKELINQGRLVKQERVNLFPGESKTLADGTQVRFDGAVDFVNLQVSHDPAQQWVLVSALVMMGGLLTSLVIRRRRIWVRIYPATGPGAVPAKDADIVSATLSEGERRTVVELGGLARTDQAGWGDEFDRLTTRLLGDATSSRTTRARDAQEMNS from the coding sequence TGGGCCGCAACACGTGGCGCGGCCTGACGTCGATGCGGACCGCGCTGGTCCTGTTGTTCCTGCTCGCGCTCGCCGCGATCCCGGGAGCCTTGCTGCCGCAGCGCAGCCTCAACGAGGGCAAGGTCGACGAGTACATCGCGTCCCGGCCCACGCTCGGGCCCATCATGGACAAGCTCGAACTGTTCGACGTGTTCGGCAGTTTCTGGTTCACCGCGATCTACGCGTTGCTGTTCATCTCGCTGGTCGGCTGCATCGTGCCGCGTTGTGTCGAGTACGCGAAGGCGCTGCGTGCGCAGCCCGTCGCGGCGCCGCGCAACCTCGCGCGGCTGCCGCACCACCACATCGAGGCGGTCGACGAGGATCCCGAGGCCGTCGCCGAGCGGGTCCGCAAGCAGCTGCGTGGCTGGCGTGTCATCCAACGGGTCGGGGGTCCGCGTGCCAACCACCCCGACGAGATCACGTTGTCCGCGGAGAAGGGCTTCCTCCGAGAGGCCGGCAACCTCGTCTTCCACCTGTCGCTCGTCGCGCTGCTGATCTCGATCGCCGTCGGCAAGCTGTACTACTACGAGGGAAATCGGATCCTGGTGGCGACAGGGGACGAGAGTTTCTGCACGATCTCGCCCGCGGCCTTCGACTCGTTCCGGGTAGGAGCACAGGTCGACGGCACGGGATTGACGCCCCTGTGTCTCAAGGTCAAGGACTTCACCGCCGACTATCTCGAGAACGGTCAGGCCGAGATGTTCACGTCGAACATCTCGTACCAGGCGGGCGACGATCTGACGTCGAACACGTGGCAGGACGGTCAGCTCAAGGTCAACCACCCGCTGCGTATCGCCGGCGACCGTGTGTACCTGCAGGGCCACGGCTACGCGCCCACGTTCACCGTGACGTTCCCCAACGGGGAGACCCGCACCGAGACGCTGCAGTGGCGCCCGGACGACGCGACGACGTTCCTGTCGAGTGGTGCGATGCGCTTCGACCCGCCCGGCGGCATGTACCCGAACGAGGACGATCGGCGGAAGAACCAGATCGCGATCGAGGGCCTGTTCGCGCCGACCGCACTGTTCCACGGCAACCTGCTGTCGTCGAGTTACCCGGCGATGAACGACCCGGCCGTCGCGATCGACATCTACAAGGGCGACACGGGCCTCGACACCGGCCTCCCGCAGAGCCTGTTCTCGCTCAACAAGGAGTTGATCAACCAGGGCCGGCTCGTCAAGCAGGAACGGGTCAACCTGTTCCCCGGCGAGAGCAAGACCCTCGCCGACGGGACGCAGGTGCGCTTCGACGGCGCGGTCGACTTCGTGAACCTGCAGGTCTCGCACGACCCGGCGCAGCAGTGGGTGCTGGTGTCGGCGCTGGTCATGATGGGCGGCCTGCTGACCTCGCTGGTGATCAGGCGGCGCCGTATCTGGGTCCGGATCTACCCGGCGACCGGCCCGGGAGCGGTCCCCGCCAAGGATGCCGACATCGTGTCGGCTACATTGAGCGAGGGTGAACGACGTACCGTAGTAGAGCTCGGCGGACTTGCCCGGACCGATCAGGCCGGATGGGGCGACGAGTTCGATCGGCTCACCACCCGACTGCTGGGTGACGCCACGTCATCGCGGACAACACGAGCGCGCGACGCGCAGGAGATGAATTCATGA